A stretch of the Acidobacteriota bacterium genome encodes the following:
- the rbfA gene encoding 30S ribosome-binding factor RbfA, with translation MNQKRTLRVGDRVRETLAQAIREEVRDPRIGFVTITEVELSSDLRYARVFVSMLGEEMEERLTILRRATPFLRKTLAAQAGLRFTPELRFELDPTAGTADRMERIFEELGPGDEEPT, from the coding sequence ATGAATCAAAAACGAACCCTACGAGTCGGTGATCGCGTCCGGGAGACACTGGCCCAGGCGATCCGCGAAGAGGTCCGGGATCCCCGGATCGGCTTTGTCACGATTACCGAGGTCGAACTCTCTTCCGACCTCCGTTACGCTCGTGTCTTCGTCTCCATGCTGGGCGAGGAGATGGAGGAGCGGCTGACGATCCTACGTCGGGCCACACCCTTCCTCCGAAAAACTCTGGCGGCACAGGCCGGCCTACGTTTCACGCCGGAGTTACGATTCGAACTCGATCCCACCGCCGGGACCGCCGATCGGATGGAACGCATCTTCGAAGAACTCGGCCCCGGAGACGAAGAGCCGACGTGA
- the infB gene encoding translation initiation factor IF-2 has protein sequence LDPKVAIEVAKDFGSTATLMSYEEEALQEALAVQPREAITQELDAADTPEDMVPRPPVVTVMGHVDHGKTSLLDAYRTATVAEGEAGGITQHIGAYQVDLGGRKITFLDTPGHEAFTMMRARGAGVTDIVVLVVAADDGVKPQTLEAIDHAKAANVPIVIAINKIDKPNAQVDRVKQQLADRDVLVESFGGKIVSAEVSAKQRTGLDDLLELIVLEADLQELRANPKRPASGIVLEARRDRAKGVVATVLVQEGTLNVGDPFIAGSVWGKVRAMTDEHGKRITSAGPSMPVEVMGSAEEPLAGDSFQSIADEAKARRIASHRQEKVRAEDIKRKSARRTLEGLGRDLDAGGIKDLAVVLKADVQGSLEAVRKMLGDLPDDKVRVQIVRASIGGITQADVLLAAAANAIVVGFNVRPEKSATQLATVEGVELRMYTVIYHMVDEIRAAMVGMLDPTFKEIVLGQAEVRELFKVPKIGLIAGCYVTDGKITRKAELRLLRDNVIIHTGKVGSLRRFKDDASEVKNGTECGIGIAGYNDLKTGDVIEAFMMEKIVAESL, from the coding sequence CTGGACCCCAAGGTTGCCATCGAGGTCGCCAAGGACTTTGGCTCGACCGCAACGCTGATGTCGTACGAGGAAGAGGCCCTGCAGGAGGCTCTTGCGGTCCAACCTCGGGAAGCCATCACCCAGGAACTGGACGCGGCCGATACGCCCGAAGACATGGTTCCCCGGCCGCCGGTTGTCACGGTGATGGGCCACGTCGATCACGGCAAGACATCGCTTCTTGACGCGTACCGAACCGCCACCGTCGCCGAGGGCGAGGCCGGCGGAATTACTCAGCATATCGGCGCCTACCAGGTGGACCTTGGCGGGCGCAAGATCACGTTCCTCGATACCCCGGGTCACGAAGCGTTCACCATGATGCGTGCTCGCGGCGCCGGCGTGACCGACATTGTCGTGCTGGTTGTCGCCGCCGACGACGGCGTCAAGCCCCAGACACTCGAGGCGATCGACCACGCGAAGGCGGCAAACGTGCCCATCGTGATCGCCATCAACAAGATCGACAAGCCCAATGCCCAGGTCGATCGCGTCAAGCAACAGCTTGCCGACCGCGACGTTCTGGTCGAGTCGTTCGGCGGCAAGATCGTTTCCGCCGAGGTGTCCGCCAAGCAGAGGACGGGACTCGACGACCTCCTCGAGTTGATCGTTCTGGAAGCGGATCTGCAAGAGCTTCGAGCCAACCCCAAGCGTCCGGCATCCGGCATCGTCCTCGAGGCTCGCAGAGACCGAGCCAAAGGAGTGGTTGCGACCGTCCTTGTCCAGGAGGGCACGCTGAATGTGGGCGACCCCTTCATCGCAGGTAGCGTGTGGGGCAAGGTGCGGGCGATGACCGACGAGCACGGCAAGCGGATAACCTCCGCCGGTCCGTCGATGCCCGTGGAAGTGATGGGCAGCGCCGAGGAGCCCCTGGCCGGCGACTCGTTCCAGTCGATCGCCGACGAGGCGAAGGCCCGCCGCATCGCGTCCCACCGGCAGGAGAAGGTTCGCGCCGAGGACATTAAGCGCAAGTCTGCGCGCCGCACCCTGGAAGGCCTTGGCCGCGATCTCGATGCCGGTGGCATCAAGGACCTGGCCGTCGTCCTGAAAGCCGACGTCCAGGGTTCCCTGGAAGCCGTACGAAAGATGCTTGGCGACCTTCCCGACGACAAGGTTCGCGTCCAGATCGTTCGCGCATCCATCGGTGGGATCACCCAGGCCGACGTCCTCCTGGCGGCAGCCGCCAACGCGATCGTTGTCGGGTTCAACGTCCGTCCCGAAAAGTCCGCGACACAACTGGCCACCGTCGAAGGTGTCGAGTTGCGGATGTACACCGTCATCTACCACATGGTCGACGAGATCCGTGCGGCGATGGTGGGGATGCTGGATCCCACGTTCAAGGAAATCGTTCTGGGACAGGCCGAGGTTCGAGAACTGTTCAAGGTCCCGAAGATCGGTTTGATCGCCGGCTGCTACGTCACGGATGGCAAGATCACTCGGAAAGCCGAACTCCGCCTCCTCCGCGACAACGTCATCATCCATACCGGCAAGGTCGGATCGCTGCGACGGTTCAAGGATGACGCCTCGGAGGTCAAGAACGGCACCGAGTGCGGCATCGGCATCGCGGGCTACAACGACCTCAAGACGGGCGATGTCATCGAAGCCTTCATGATGGAAAAGATTGTCGCTGAAAGCTTGTAG
- a CDS encoding DUF503 domain-containing protein has translation MTVGLLTFELHLPDARSLKNKRQTVRRIKDRLRSRYNVSVMELEEHQDLWQRAGLAVVTIASNRDVIENLFETIRSETERLSPGPVIETARDYLEAGEGMAEGWDGEDWE, from the coding sequence GTGACCGTCGGACTGCTCACGTTTGAACTCCATCTCCCGGACGCGCGATCTCTGAAGAACAAGCGACAGACGGTTCGTCGGATCAAGGATCGGTTGCGCTCTCGCTACAACGTCTCGGTGATGGAACTCGAGGAGCACCAGGACCTCTGGCAACGGGCCGGCCTGGCGGTTGTCACGATCGCAAGCAATCGCGACGTGATCGAGAACCTGTTCGAGACGATCCGAAGTGAGACGGAACGGCTGAGCCCTGGACCGGTCATCGAGACGGCGAGAGACTATCTCGAAGCCGGCGAGGGGATGGCCGAAGGCTGGGATGGCGAGGATTGGGAATGA